One Flagellimonas sp. CMM7 genomic region harbors:
- a CDS encoding 3-oxoacyl-ACP synthase III family protein, producing the protein MKIGITGTGSYIPSIVTKNDDFLEHEFLGTDGTTFGNDNAVIIEKFKAITGISERRYANPELKTSDLGYLASEKAIEDAGIDKEDIDYIIFAHNFGDLTHGKNQGDTLPSLATRVKHLLKIKNPKCVAYDMLFGCPGWIEGVIQAYAFIKSGMAKKCLVIGGETLSRVLDEHDRDSMIYSDGAGAAIIEANAASGEILGHTSATYANEEAYYLFFDKTYNNEGCPDTRYIKMHGRKIYEFACTHVPQAMASCLDESGVQIDEVKKIFIHQANEKMDEAIIKRFYRLYDKAAPEDIMPMSIHKLGNSSVATVPTLYDLVSKGEFEHHKVKKGDVIIFASVGAGMNINAIVYKY; encoded by the coding sequence ATGAAAATTGGCATAACAGGCACAGGAAGTTATATTCCATCAATCGTAACAAAAAATGATGATTTTTTAGAACATGAATTTCTTGGAACGGATGGAACCACTTTTGGAAATGATAATGCCGTAATCATAGAAAAATTTAAAGCAATTACTGGAATTTCAGAAAGACGATATGCAAATCCAGAGCTAAAAACATCTGACCTAGGATACCTTGCATCAGAAAAAGCCATTGAAGATGCTGGAATTGATAAAGAAGACATTGACTATATCATTTTCGCACACAATTTTGGAGATCTGACCCATGGAAAAAATCAAGGAGATACCCTACCAAGTCTAGCGACACGGGTAAAACATCTACTTAAAATCAAAAACCCAAAATGTGTGGCTTATGACATGCTTTTTGGTTGCCCCGGTTGGATAGAAGGTGTTATTCAAGCTTATGCATTTATTAAAAGTGGAATGGCCAAAAAATGTTTGGTAATCGGTGGAGAAACACTCTCTAGGGTGTTGGACGAGCATGACCGTGACAGTATGATCTATTCAGACGGTGCCGGAGCTGCTATTATTGAGGCAAATGCAGCTTCAGGGGAAATTTTGGGACACACTTCGGCAACATACGCTAATGAGGAAGCTTACTATCTGTTTTTTGATAAGACCTACAATAACGAAGGATGTCCAGATACCCGATATATAAAAATGCATGGACGTAAAATCTATGAATTTGCATGTACCCATGTACCGCAGGCAATGGCCTCATGCTTAGATGAAAGCGGTGTTCAGATAGATGAAGTAAAGAAAATTTTTATTCATCAAGCAAACGAAAAGATGGATGAAGCCATCATAAAAAGGTTTTATCGATTGTATGATAAAGCGGCCCCTGAAGACATTATGCCCATGAGCATACATAAATTGGGTAACAGTTCTGTTGCCACAGTACCCACTCTTTATGATTTGGTGAGCAAAGGAGAATTTGAGCATCATAAAGTAAAAAAGGGAGATGTTATTATCTTTGCAAGCGTTGGCGCTGGTATGAATATCAATGCCATCGTTTATAAATATTAG
- the pafA gene encoding alkaline phosphatase PafA: protein MRKTNLLVILLVLFTAGSSFAQRKGKKVTPEKPKEIAHSPKLVVGIVVDQMRYDYLTRFWNHYGEGGFKRLVNDGFNCEDHHFNYAPTSTGPGHASVYTGTTPATHGIIGNNWYDKTQDKSVYCAGDDTYQSVGTSSDAGEMSPHRMLTTTITDQLRLHTQKRGKVIAVSLKDRGAVLPGGHAANAAYWFEGADQGKWISSTYYMQQLPKWVTDFNGSGKIKAYKKAWTTIKDIDLYLESGNDNNDYEGLFEDETTPTFPHSTPNLLSKEKDFEILKYTPYGNSITADFALEALEKESLGTDAITDFLAISFSSTDYIGHKFGVNSKEIQDTYLRLDVDLERILNTLDQKVGEGQYTVFLTADHGAINVPAYLNDQKIPAGYVEMDANKEKFDEFLKYKYGTTDIVKGISNHQYFLDRKVIDNLDMDLEDVQEEIAFELLGYEGIAKTYTGYQMWQNEYTKGISSIIQNGWNQKRSGDVIYVYKPGFISYHRTGSTHGSPMIYDTHVPLLFYGNGIKKGSTTNRTEIPDIAPTVATLLGIAFPNGTTGKPIGEVLE from the coding sequence ATGAGAAAAACAAACCTCTTAGTTATACTACTTGTTTTATTTACTGCCGGCTCCTCATTTGCGCAGCGGAAAGGGAAAAAAGTAACTCCAGAAAAACCCAAGGAAATAGCACATTCCCCAAAATTAGTAGTGGGGATTGTTGTGGATCAGATGCGCTATGATTACCTGACCCGATTTTGGAACCACTACGGTGAAGGGGGATTTAAGCGTTTGGTAAATGATGGGTTTAACTGTGAAGACCACCATTTTAATTATGCGCCTACGAGTACGGGCCCGGGACATGCCTCTGTTTATACGGGTACTACTCCGGCCACTCATGGAATAATAGGAAATAATTGGTACGATAAAACACAGGACAAAAGCGTGTATTGTGCAGGGGATGATACCTACCAATCTGTCGGTACTTCTTCAGATGCGGGAGAAATGTCTCCGCATCGTATGTTGACCACGACCATAACGGATCAATTACGATTACATACCCAAAAAAGAGGTAAAGTTATTGCAGTGTCCTTAAAAGATAGAGGTGCTGTATTGCCCGGGGGACATGCTGCCAATGCGGCTTATTGGTTTGAGGGCGCTGATCAAGGTAAATGGATCAGTAGTACTTATTATATGCAACAACTTCCTAAATGGGTTACTGATTTTAATGGGTCTGGTAAGATAAAAGCATACAAAAAGGCATGGACTACTATAAAAGATATTGATTTATACTTGGAAAGTGGTAACGATAATAATGATTATGAAGGCCTGTTTGAAGATGAAACTACGCCGACTTTCCCCCATAGTACACCAAATTTGCTAAGTAAAGAGAAGGATTTTGAAATTTTGAAATACACTCCTTACGGAAACAGTATTACAGCTGATTTTGCTCTAGAAGCACTCGAAAAGGAAAGTTTAGGTACCGATGCTATTACCGATTTTTTAGCCATCAGCTTTTCCAGTACCGATTACATTGGCCATAAATTTGGCGTGAATTCTAAAGAAATTCAAGATACATATTTACGATTGGATGTTGATTTAGAGCGAATTTTGAACACCCTGGATCAAAAAGTGGGTGAAGGTCAATATACAGTATTCTTGACAGCGGATCACGGGGCCATCAATGTTCCGGCTTATCTAAATGATCAAAAGATTCCGGCTGGATATGTAGAAATGGATGCGAATAAAGAAAAGTTTGATGAATTCTTAAAATACAAATATGGAACCACGGACATTGTCAAGGGAATAAGTAATCATCAATATTTTTTGGATAGAAAAGTGATTGATAACCTTGATATGGATTTGGAGGATGTACAAGAGGAAATTGCATTTGAATTATTGGGATATGAAGGCATTGCCAAAACCTATACAGGTTATCAAATGTGGCAAAATGAATATACTAAAGGAATATCGAGCATTATACAAAATGGATGGAATCAAAAACGTTCTGGTGATGTGATTTACGTGTATAAACCTGGTTTTATCTCATATCATAGAACTGGTTCTACCCATGGCTCACCTATGATTTATGATACTCACGTACCATTGTTGTTTTACGGGAATGGCATCAAAAAAGGAAGTACAACAAACCGTACAGAGATTCCTGATATTGCACCTACGGTGGCAACTTTATTGGGGATAGCATTCCCAAATGGAACTACAGGTAAACCGATAGGTGAAGTTTTGGAATAG
- a CDS encoding cyclopropane-fatty-acyl-phospholipid synthase family protein, which translates to MKDLVFEKKYYPIEEKEKNEVDIIDFYDEATEDYEFWSKDFNMHFGYYAPFRTNPFKRDEMLNEMNKQVLNRLNLNQGKGLLADLGCGMGGSIRYALKKNQNLSAIGVTLSEFQVNEGNKLLNDLNAVILKENYNHTSLATNSCDGAIAIESFCHSGHDKSSFSEAHRILKSGGKLIIADAFLKKEAQELCHGSAFAYQKLCDHWSLEKLGDIKKVASDLKKIGYKNVKVEDISFRVAPSVLHVPFAITGFMFKKLWENGSLKKESLHNLKGSFYALLSGLHMQSFGYYIITCTK; encoded by the coding sequence ATGAAAGATTTAGTGTTTGAGAAGAAGTACTATCCCATTGAAGAAAAAGAAAAAAATGAGGTAGATATTATTGATTTTTATGACGAAGCCACAGAAGACTATGAGTTTTGGAGTAAGGACTTTAACATGCATTTTGGGTATTATGCTCCATTTAGAACAAATCCTTTTAAAAGAGATGAGATGCTGAATGAAATGAACAAACAAGTTTTAAATAGATTGAACTTAAATCAGGGTAAAGGACTATTGGCGGATTTAGGTTGTGGTATGGGCGGCAGTATCAGGTATGCACTAAAGAAAAACCAAAATCTTTCTGCCATAGGGGTTACATTATCAGAATTTCAAGTCAATGAAGGGAACAAACTTTTGAATGACTTAAATGCTGTTATTTTAAAAGAAAACTACAACCATACGTCTTTAGCCACAAATTCATGTGATGGAGCAATAGCAATAGAAAGCTTTTGTCATTCTGGGCATGACAAATCCTCATTTTCAGAAGCACATCGTATTCTAAAATCTGGTGGAAAACTGATTATAGCAGATGCTTTTCTAAAAAAAGAAGCTCAAGAACTTTGTCATGGAAGCGCATTTGCTTACCAAAAACTTTGCGACCATTGGAGTTTGGAAAAGTTAGGTGACATAAAAAAGGTGGCATCTGATTTGAAAAAAATAGGGTATAAAAACGTAAAGGTTGAGGACATATCATTCCGTGTTGCCCCTTCAGTACTTCATGTACCATTTGCAATAACAGGTTTTATGTTCAAAAAACTTTGGGAAAATGGGTCTCTTAAAAAGGAAAGTCTGCACAACTTAAAAGGTTCTTTTTATGCGTTGTTATCAGGTTTGCACATGCAAAGTTTTGGCTATTATATAATCACTTGTACCAAATAG
- a CDS encoding ABC transporter permease, with protein MNYLEAIGKYFIMIWEVFKKPTKWPIMRSLILKEIDELIFGSLGIIIFIAFFIGGVVTIQTALNLNSPFLPKSLIGFATRQSVILEFAPTFTSIIMAGKVGSYITSSIGTMRVTEQIDALEVMGVNSLNYLVFPKIIAMLMYPFAVAIAMYVGILGGWVAAVFGGYAPSGEFIKGLQLDFDSFHVTYSFIKTLVFAFVIATVPSYHGFYMRGGALEVGKASTTAFVWTSVVIIILNYTLTQLMLG; from the coding sequence ATGAACTATCTTGAAGCGATTGGAAAATACTTCATCATGATATGGGAGGTTTTTAAAAAACCAACCAAGTGGCCAATCATGAGATCCCTGATTTTAAAAGAAATCGATGAGTTAATATTTGGCTCTCTGGGCATTATCATTTTTATTGCCTTCTTTATTGGAGGGGTTGTTACTATACAGACCGCCTTAAATCTTAACAGTCCGTTCTTACCTAAAAGTCTGATTGGTTTTGCCACAAGACAGTCGGTAATTCTAGAATTTGCCCCAACCTTTACTTCTATAATTATGGCCGGTAAAGTTGGTTCTTATATCACTTCCAGTATAGGTACCATGCGAGTAACGGAGCAGATTGATGCATTAGAGGTCATGGGAGTGAATTCTTTGAATTATCTGGTTTTCCCTAAAATAATTGCCATGCTAATGTATCCCTTCGCTGTGGCAATTGCCATGTATGTAGGTATTCTTGGCGGTTGGGTTGCTGCGGTTTTTGGTGGTTATGCCCCCAGCGGAGAATTTATTAAGGGATTACAGTTAGATTTTGATTCGTTTCACGTTACTTATTCTTTTATTAAAACTTTGGTTTTTGCCTTTGTTATTGCCACAGTGCCATCTTATCATGGTTTTTACATGAGAGGTGGAGCGTTAGAAGTAGGAAAGGCCAGCACAACAGCCTTTGTATGGACTAGTGTGGTAATCATTATTCTGAATTATACCCTTACACAACTAATGCTAGGCTGA
- a CDS encoding class I SAM-dependent methyltransferase, with protein MYENNFPNKRYRHTIAFLQKHINTSESILDLGVENPFSEIMKSNGYQVDNTGGEDLDIDFEKVSNSEAEVITAFEIFEHLVAPFNVLKEIKAKKLVASIPMRLWFSSAYRSKTDPWDRHYHEFEDWQFDWLLEKAGWTIKDSTKWTNPTKKLGIRPILRFFTPRYYMVYAERK; from the coding sequence ATGTACGAAAACAACTTTCCAAACAAACGCTACAGGCATACCATAGCTTTTTTACAAAAACACATTAATACTTCTGAATCCATTTTAGATTTAGGGGTAGAAAATCCATTTTCTGAAATCATGAAATCCAACGGATATCAGGTGGATAATACTGGAGGCGAGGATTTGGATATTGATTTTGAAAAAGTCAGTAATTCTGAAGCTGAAGTCATCACAGCCTTTGAAATTTTTGAGCACTTGGTAGCTCCTTTTAATGTTTTGAAGGAAATAAAAGCAAAGAAACTAGTTGCAAGCATCCCCATGCGATTGTGGTTTTCATCTGCATATAGAAGTAAAACCGACCCTTGGGACAGACATTATCATGAGTTTGAAGATTGGCAGTTTGATTGGCTCTTGGAAAAGGCAGGATGGACAATTAAAGATTCTACTAAATGGACCAATCCTACTAAAAAATTAGGGATACGACCAATTCTACGGTTTTTCACCCCTAGGTATTACATGGTTTACGCAGAACGTAAATGA
- a CDS encoding GbsR/MarR family transcriptional regulator, producing the protein MEYQEAKDKFISTWGSLGTLWGINKAMAQIQALLFISTKSLTTEEIMEALQISRGNTSMNVRQLIDWGIVKKELKAGERKEYFSTEKDVQELARIIAEERSRREIQPVIKTLQEISSIKDDGTENTKELIKQTKALHDLAKTANSLLDKAITHKQNWVSSALLKIIK; encoded by the coding sequence ATGGAATACCAAGAAGCAAAAGATAAATTTATTAGTACCTGGGGCAGTCTGGGTACTTTATGGGGCATAAACAAAGCTATGGCCCAGATACAAGCCTTACTTTTTATTTCCACAAAATCCTTGACTACTGAAGAAATTATGGAAGCCCTTCAAATTTCCAGAGGTAATACCAGCATGAATGTTCGTCAGTTAATTGACTGGGGAATTGTGAAAAAAGAGTTGAAAGCAGGGGAACGCAAAGAATACTTTTCTACTGAGAAAGATGTGCAGGAACTCGCCCGCATTATTGCTGAAGAACGCAGCAGAAGAGAAATACAACCCGTTATCAAAACACTGCAAGAAATCAGTTCCATAAAAGATGATGGTACGGAAAACACAAAAGAACTCATTAAACAAACAAAGGCTCTCCATGATTTGGCCAAAACGGCAAATTCACTTTTGGATAAGGCAATAACTCATAAACAGAACTGGGTAAGTAGTGCGCTGCTGAAAATAATAAAATAA
- a CDS encoding ABC transporter ATP-binding protein has translation MIEVENIHKSFGDTHVLKGISTTFEDGKTNLVIGQSGSGKTVFLKCLLGLFEPEEGQICYNGQFYSELSNNERRDLRQEMGMVFQGSALFDSMTVEGNVMFPLGMFTKQSKAEMQERVDFVLERVNLIDAHKKYPSEISGGMKKRVAIARAIVMNPKYLFCDEPNSGLDPKTAILIDNLIQEITKEYNITTIINTHDMNSVMEIGEKIIFLKDGHKEWEGTNKEIFKTDNEAVTNFVYSSELFKKVRQMYIEERN, from the coding sequence ATGATAGAAGTTGAAAACATTCATAAATCGTTTGGAGACACCCATGTACTTAAGGGTATTAGTACAACTTTTGAAGATGGAAAAACAAATTTGGTCATTGGGCAAAGTGGTTCTGGGAAAACAGTCTTTTTAAAATGTCTACTGGGCCTATTTGAGCCCGAAGAAGGTCAAATTTGCTATAATGGGCAGTTTTATTCTGAACTATCCAATAATGAAAGGCGTGATTTAAGGCAGGAAATGGGAATGGTCTTTCAAGGAAGTGCCCTATTTGATTCCATGACCGTTGAAGGAAACGTGATGTTCCCATTGGGTATGTTCACAAAACAGTCTAAAGCTGAAATGCAAGAACGGGTAGATTTTGTTTTGGAGCGCGTAAACCTTATTGATGCTCATAAAAAATATCCTTCAGAAATTTCAGGGGGAATGAAAAAAAGAGTTGCCATTGCTAGAGCTATTGTGATGAATCCAAAATATCTGTTTTGTGACGAACCCAACTCTGGTCTAGATCCCAAGACCGCTATATTAATTGATAACCTTATCCAAGAAATAACCAAAGAATACAACATTACTACCATCATCAATACACATGACATGAACTCGGTAATGGAAATTGGTGAGAAGATTATCTTTCTAAAAGACGGTCATAAAGAATGGGAAGGCACCAATAAAGAAATCTTTAAGACTGACAATGAAGCCGTGACCAACTTTGTTTACTCTTCAGAACTCTTTAAAAAAGTACGTCAGATGTATATTGAAGAAAGGAATTAG
- a CDS encoding sigma-70 family RNA polymerase sigma factor, protein MAAYELKPETWVDQYADYLFNFAVARVSDAEIAKDLVQETFFAGLNSAKNYKGDAAERTWLIAILKRKVIDHYRKINSKKGKAEVRMNYNANADSEGDWLEEQVADPFSKDGDNTLENEELGLAIQECISKLPKKQSLVFNMKTIQGMSTEDICNELGINPSNLWVMIHRARTALMGCLNQNWY, encoded by the coding sequence ATGGCAGCTTACGAACTTAAACCCGAAACATGGGTAGATCAATATGCAGATTACTTGTTCAACTTTGCAGTGGCTCGCGTCAGTGATGCGGAAATAGCAAAAGATTTAGTACAAGAAACTTTTTTTGCAGGACTTAACTCAGCTAAAAATTACAAAGGAGATGCGGCAGAACGCACGTGGTTGATAGCTATCCTAAAAAGAAAGGTTATTGATCATTACAGAAAGATAAACTCTAAAAAGGGTAAAGCAGAGGTTCGTATGAATTACAATGCTAATGCAGATTCCGAAGGTGATTGGCTAGAGGAGCAAGTAGCAGATCCTTTTAGCAAAGATGGTGACAACACATTGGAAAATGAAGAATTAGGGTTGGCCATTCAAGAGTGTATTTCAAAATTGCCTAAAAAACAATCCTTGGTTTTTAATATGAAGACCATTCAAGGAATGAGTACTGAAGATATTTGTAATGAATTAGGAATTAATCCGTCCAACTTGTGGGTAATGATCCATAGAGCGCGAACAGCCCTTATGGGTTGCCTAAATCAAAATTGGTATTAG
- a CDS encoding glycosyltransferase family 2 protein: MRISIIIPAHNEASYLSACLDSFVAQTRTPDEVIVVDDNSGDATFKIASDYSERFNWITVLQRKSADEHIPGKKVVDTFNFGLKHASNYNLIGKFDADIILPTNYFETILNHFQSNWKLGMCSGLLYVKKGKDWVYEHIADKNHIRGPIKLYHKACFAKIEGLRPGVGWDTVDVLLAKYHDFETLTDSTLHVQHLRHTGHGYSIKNYQAKGEALYKMRYGIVLTKIAALKMAWQSKNPYLYIQMILGYLKAIINQPARYVDHKEGAFIRTYRWKGIFSKMI; encoded by the coding sequence ATGCGAATAAGCATCATCATCCCTGCACATAACGAAGCGTCCTATCTTTCTGCTTGTCTGGATTCGTTTGTTGCCCAAACCCGTACCCCAGATGAAGTAATCGTGGTAGATGATAATTCCGGTGATGCTACCTTCAAAATTGCTTCAGATTATAGCGAAAGGTTTAATTGGATAACCGTTTTACAACGAAAGTCAGCAGATGAGCATATTCCAGGAAAAAAAGTGGTGGATACATTTAATTTTGGATTGAAACATGCCTCAAATTATAACTTGATAGGCAAGTTTGATGCAGATATTATTCTCCCTACCAATTATTTTGAAACCATATTAAACCATTTTCAAAGCAATTGGAAATTGGGAATGTGTTCTGGCTTACTTTATGTGAAAAAAGGAAAAGATTGGGTGTATGAGCACATTGCAGATAAAAACCATATCCGCGGTCCCATAAAATTGTACCACAAAGCTTGCTTTGCTAAAATAGAAGGTTTACGCCCCGGGGTAGGATGGGATACCGTGGATGTCCTTTTAGCAAAATACCACGATTTTGAAACCTTAACGGATTCTACATTGCATGTACAGCATTTACGCCACACCGGTCATGGTTACAGTATCAAAAACTATCAAGCTAAAGGAGAAGCGCTCTATAAAATGCGGTATGGTATTGTTCTCACCAAAATAGCGGCATTAAAAATGGCTTGGCAATCCAAAAACCCATACTTATATATTCAAATGATTCTTGGTTACCTAAAAGCCATCATCAACCAACCTGCAAGGTATGTAGATCATAAAGAAGGTGCCTTTATTAGAACATATCGTTGGAAAGGTATTTTTTCAAAGATGATCTAA
- the gcvP gene encoding aminomethyl-transferring glycine dehydrogenase: MNTEVFASRHIGITERDLQSMCETVGAENLEQLIYETIPDDIRLKEPLKLPQGISEHEFLTHLQELSEKNKVFKSYIGLGYHESLTPSVIKRNILENPGWYTAYTPYQAEIAQGRLEALLNFQTMVCDLTGMELANASLLDESTAAAEAMTMLFDIRSRQQKKNGTLKFFVSEEVLPQTLSLLQTRSTPLGIELVIGNHEEFDFSNGFYGALLQYPGKHGQVHDYAEFVQKAKTNDIKVAVAADILSLVLLTPPGEWGVDVVVGTTQRFGIPLGYGGPHAAFFATKEDYKRNIPGRIIGVTKDTDGNPALRMALQTREQHIKRDKATSNICTAQVLLAVMAGMYAVYHGPNGLKYIANKVHAQTKVLSQTLEASGFKQTNTAFFDTINVSVPDAKQLREVTESKGINVNYIDTETVSISLNEAFSDNDFKLLVSCFTESQVISQTTDIKVAIPNTLQRQTPFLEHEVFNSYHSETELMRYIKKLERKDLALNHSMISLGSCTMKLNAASEMLPLSWANWGNIHPFVPLNQAEGYQEVLKELEEQLNVITGFAATSLQPNSGAQGEYAGLMTIRAYHASRGEGHRNICIIPASAHGTNPASAVMAGMKVVVTKTDEKGNIDVVDLEEKVQLHSENLAALMVTYPSTHGVFESSIIHITKLIHEHGGQVYMDGANMNAQVGLTNPAVIGADVCHLNLHKTFAIPHGGGGPGVGPICVAEQLVPFLPTNPVVETGGEKAITAISAAPWGSALACLISYGYIKMLGAEGLTDATRIAILNANYIKDKLKGKFDVLYAGEKGRAAHEMIIDCRPFKAHGVEVTDIAKRLMDYGFHAPTVSFPVAGTIMIEPTESESLAELDRFCNAMLSIREEIDEASSEDEHNVLKNAPHTLEMITSDTWDYLYSRKKAAFPLPFVSENKFWPTIRRTDEAFGDRNLICTCAPIEAYAEV, encoded by the coding sequence ATGAATACAGAAGTGTTTGCCTCAAGGCATATTGGGATTACAGAAAGAGACCTCCAATCTATGTGTGAAACGGTTGGTGCAGAAAACTTGGAACAGTTGATTTATGAAACCATTCCGGATGATATCAGGCTCAAAGAACCATTGAAACTCCCTCAAGGTATAAGCGAGCATGAATTTTTGACACACCTTCAGGAATTATCTGAGAAGAACAAGGTTTTCAAATCCTATATTGGTTTGGGGTATCATGAAAGCCTGACTCCCTCTGTAATCAAAAGAAATATTCTTGAAAATCCAGGGTGGTATACGGCCTATACGCCATACCAGGCGGAGATTGCACAAGGACGTTTAGAAGCTTTGTTGAATTTCCAAACGATGGTGTGTGATTTAACAGGAATGGAATTGGCAAACGCATCTCTATTGGATGAGAGTACTGCAGCAGCCGAAGCTATGACCATGCTTTTTGACATTCGTTCAAGACAACAAAAGAAAAATGGCACATTAAAGTTTTTTGTTTCTGAAGAAGTACTTCCCCAAACATTGAGCCTACTCCAGACAAGATCTACACCTTTAGGAATAGAGTTGGTCATTGGAAACCATGAAGAATTTGATTTCTCAAATGGTTTCTACGGAGCTTTATTGCAATATCCGGGCAAGCATGGACAGGTGCATGATTATGCTGAATTTGTGCAAAAAGCCAAAACCAATGATATCAAAGTTGCTGTAGCAGCAGATATCTTAAGCCTAGTATTACTTACACCTCCCGGAGAATGGGGAGTGGATGTGGTAGTGGGCACCACGCAACGCTTCGGAATTCCATTGGGATATGGTGGGCCTCACGCAGCCTTTTTTGCTACAAAAGAAGATTATAAAAGAAATATTCCCGGTAGAATTATTGGGGTTACAAAAGATACTGATGGCAATCCTGCGTTGCGTATGGCATTGCAGACAAGGGAACAACACATAAAAAGAGACAAAGCCACTTCCAACATCTGTACAGCACAGGTATTATTGGCGGTAATGGCTGGAATGTACGCTGTTTATCATGGCCCTAATGGATTAAAATATATTGCAAACAAGGTTCATGCCCAAACCAAAGTGCTTTCTCAAACCCTTGAAGCATCTGGTTTTAAACAAACCAACACTGCATTTTTTGATACAATAAATGTTAGTGTACCAGATGCAAAACAGCTTAGGGAAGTAACAGAAAGCAAAGGCATAAATGTAAACTACATTGATACTGAAACGGTATCAATTTCCTTGAATGAAGCTTTCTCGGATAATGATTTCAAACTTTTAGTTTCTTGTTTTACGGAGTCCCAAGTTATTTCTCAGACAACGGACATAAAAGTAGCTATCCCTAACACATTACAACGTCAAACTCCCTTTTTAGAACACGAAGTTTTCAATTCGTATCATTCCGAGACTGAGTTGATGCGCTACATTAAAAAATTGGAGCGCAAGGATTTGGCATTAAACCACTCCATGATTTCTTTGGGTAGTTGCACAATGAAATTGAATGCTGCTTCAGAAATGCTCCCGTTGAGTTGGGCAAATTGGGGAAACATTCATCCCTTTGTACCATTAAATCAAGCAGAAGGATACCAAGAAGTTCTAAAAGAACTTGAAGAACAATTAAATGTGATTACCGGTTTTGCAGCTACATCATTACAACCAAATTCTGGAGCGCAAGGAGAATATGCTGGATTAATGACCATAAGGGCCTATCATGCATCTAGAGGAGAAGGACACAGGAACATCTGTATCATTCCTGCATCTGCACATGGAACCAATCCAGCTTCCGCAGTTATGGCAGGCATGAAAGTAGTAGTCACCAAAACTGACGAAAAAGGAAATATTGATGTTGTCGATTTAGAAGAAAAAGTTCAGTTGCATTCAGAAAACCTTGCGGCCTTAATGGTAACATACCCTTCAACTCATGGGGTATTTGAATCTTCTATAATTCATATAACCAAGTTAATCCATGAGCACGGCGGGCAAGTCTACATGGATGGTGCCAATATGAATGCCCAAGTAGGCTTAACCAATCCAGCGGTTATTGGAGCAGATGTATGCCACCTTAACCTTCATAAAACCTTTGCCATCCCACATGGTGGTGGTGGCCCTGGAGTTGGCCCTATTTGTGTTGCAGAACAACTGGTGCCTTTTCTTCCAACCAATCCAGTAGTGGAAACTGGAGGAGAAAAAGCAATTACAGCCATATCAGCAGCTCCGTGGGGAAGCGCTTTGGCTTGTTTAATTTCCTATGGATATATTAAAATGTTGGGGGCCGAAGGGCTAACAGATGCCACTAGAATAGCCATCCTAAACGCCAACTACATCAAAGACAAATTAAAAGGAAAATTTGATGTGTTATACGCTGGTGAAAAGGGAAGAGCTGCCCACGAAATGATTATTGATTGTAGGCCTTTTAAGGCGCATGGAGTGGAAGTAACGGACATAGCCAAAAGGCTAATGGATTACGGATTCCACGCTCCTACGGTATCTTTTCCCGTGGCAGGAACCATTATGATAGAACCTACTGAAAGTGAAAGTCTTGCAGAACTGGACAGGTTTTGCAATGCTATGTTGTCCATACGCGAAGAAATTGATGAAGCAAGTTCAGAAGATGAACACAATGTCCTTAAAAATGCACCTCATACATTGGAAATGATCACTAGCGACACATGGGATTACCTATACAGTAGGAAAAAAGCTGCATTCCCATTACCCTTTGTTTCAGAAAATAAATTCTGGCCTACCATCCGAAGAACAGATGAAGCTTTTGGGGATCGTAATTTGATTTGTACCTGCGCACCAATAGAAGCATACGCAGAAGTGTAG